The stretch of DNA TAATCGATGTTGCTAGGCTTGGTAAGGGATAAACTTAACTAAGCAACTAATTTCTGTTTTGCAATCGTAGGGTTATATGGGCTCAATTATGTCTCTATAAaagtaaattgcacaaaagaaaatgcaaTAAATAATAAGACAGGGGACAAGGAAATTTTCACCTGAGGTTTGAAAACTCGCCGGTTTCCTAATCCCTATTGAGGCGAGCCCCACTTCACCGCTCAAAATCACGAAGCCACCGCAAGTCCCCTTCGCCAAGGGACGGGCAAGGTGGGAGTCGGCCCACGAAGTGGACTGCCCAAGCCTTGATTAGTAGGGGTAGTTCTTCCTTCACTTCGAGGTGGTAAACTTCAAACCACTCACAACCGACGCCGGGCCTTCTCCACAACCTCCTTGGAGAGGTCACCGGGCAACACCTCCACGAGCCGTCTAGGAGGCGGCAacctccaagagtaacaagttGTGACCCGGCTTGGAGATGATCAAGTGCTACTCTAGTTCTATAATGAAGCAATGCACTTGACTCTTGGCTAATCAACCCTCACTCGCATTTAATGGATGAACACAAGCACTAGAGAGTGTGAGAGTTGTTGCAAGGAGTGAATGCAAGTGAAGTAAATGTCAAGAGAGCTTCCTTGCTGCTAGTGGGGGAGTATTTATACCCCCAACCACAAAAAATATCCATTGGGGGTTGAAATCCCCAACTCAGTGCACTGTAGTGCACTGTCGGTTAGACAGCCAAAGGGTGGCTGGTCAGGCCGGCCTGCATTGCAACAGCTAGGAGACTAGTCGTTGCAGTGCATTAACTGCACTGACACACGGGGGCCGGTCAGACTGTCGTGGTGTGGCCGGTCAGATCAACCAGGGCTCGGTCAGATCGCTATCAACTCGGTTTGATCACTTGCGGCTCAGGTTTTCAATCCCAGAGACCGACCACATGCACTTGGCTAGCCGGTCAGAGAGGAGTAGACTCAGCAGTCAGACCAACCGCACAAGCCGGTCAGAATGACTTGGGTCCTCGGTCAGACCGCCCTTGGTTAGAGAAGCAAATCAATTTTGAAGAGGAAACCAAGTCTCAATGCAAATGACCTAATGTGGCATCTCAATCATCTCTTTCTTTAGGTCATCACCCCTCTAAATAGTACATCAAAGTTATAAGAAGAACCAGCAAATTTTGATCACCCAACTCCTCGATTaattaaaaggaaaaacatcTAGTTTTACCATCTTCGTTCCTTTGCTTTGCGCCATCGAATTTTATCCCTGGTAATCATCCATGCATACACATCACGTGGTCCTAACTCAAAAACATAACTCGATAGAATAGTTAGTCCACAATTAGCGtttgtcattaattaccaaaatCAACGATGGGGTCCTAGATGCTTCAGCGCCGTAAGTCTTCTTCCCCTCGTCGCCGATCCAACACCGCTGCCGAAGACTGTCGTGGCAAGACTTTGACCACTTCTTCCTCTTCGCCAATCGAGTCCGACTGCTGAAGTCCATCGCCGTACAGTCATGCGAGCCTTGATGAGTTGCCATCTCCAAATTATTATCTTGCAATTGTCTCATATTTGTAGGAGTGACATATAGCTTAGCAATTCGGATGTTTTATATACTCTATGCTTGCTGGTGTTTTCGCCTTAATTATTGCCGGTTGTCCACCCTGAACTGTGTTAGTCTTACTGTTGTTAACAGTGCAGAATTATCAGAATAGGTCCAACTGATATGTCTCTGATGCGTTAGCAGAGCAAAAGGGCCATAGAAAAGGTCCAACAAAGATAATACAATACTAATCCTAACCAGTATAATGGTTCATCCTAAATATATTTGACATAGTCATGTCCTTTTTATGGGTTTAATGCCTTTTATTCCCAATTCTTTATACAAGATGAGCTTCAGATGAGTGGCATGGCACTTGTCTATGAGTTGAGGCATGAGGATAGCTTGTGACAAGCTGTATCACTGCATGACCATTATAAACTTACCATGTGTATTGACAAATCACTTTTCAGTTAACTCACTGAAGAACTCTGCGGAATCtttagaaacatttttttctattgttaGATTCATTAATGAAATTTTGCCAGATACACAAATGAAACCTAACCGTATATGTCTCCCAATTACATCTTCTAAATCTTTGTGGTTTGATTAAAATATGCCAAATTTCATCAAATATACAAATGAAACCTAACCATACATGTCTCCCAAATATATCTTCTAAATCATCCACACTGACAATCCAACGTCTTGTATTCCTGGCCAATCATATCATGCAGGTTACTCTATTAACTGATCCACACATGTTATTGTGCAGTGAGCTTATTCTGCtactatttaataaaataaaacatgtgaCATGGCTTATGCGTGCTGTGcaactccaaattttaaatgtagTTAAATGCCATTTGTTCCAAAATCTTAAAACTCACCGTTCCCATCTCAACAGCTCAATTTCCATTGTGTGTTTTATCTTAGACAGAAAATCATTCAAGCAACCTCAACAGCCCATCAATACAGCAGCCGGTACCAGTGCATGGATTTGAATTCTGAATTCATAACGGTAACCTACTAGGAATCTGGCCAGCAGCATGCTTCTTGGTCAACTTGAGAACTCATAAAAACTGACTGAGTCATTGTATTTTGTATGGTGTTAAATCATTGTCCCTTGTATAAAACCATTTCGAGTGTCACTAATAATGAAGTTTTTATCCAAAGCCTAACTATCTATGTAAAAGATAGGTGCTGCTTTCTGCATTTCGGTTTCACTTACACTCACAGAAATTGATGCAAggttttttctgtttctatGTTTCAGCATATTGTGAACAGTGTTGCATGGTGCATCGTCAAaggtttatgtttatatgctaCTACCTTATGTGTGTCTTCTGTGGCGTACCAACTGTAAAAGTTGCAAGTAAAGTGATTACAATTCATTAAAGAATCATAATCTTATTTCATGTTGAAGGTATCTAACAGATACTATTGGTCTCACGGATAGATTAGCAGccttccattttctttttaccgTGGTTTTATAAGTCTCTGGCAGTGAACGTATGGGATATGTGCGTGAGATAGCTGAGCGAGGCTTGGGGGGATTAGATCCAGAACTTGCTTGCTTTATTCATCTGAAACAATGCCATTTATATGGCTTACATGTCTGAACTGAATGCTAAACAAAAGGAACCCAAATGCTAACTCAAAGGGATAAGAACTGCGATACTAACAACATAAGCATTGTAACTCAGCATCAACCAATCACGCTGCTTCTGTGATCTGCACAGCGTCTGTTCCTGCGGTACACAAGTCCGAACATGACATGTCGATAGACTGTTTTGCACTGAACCCTCCTGGGTTCACATAATTATGTGCTTCACTATGCTATGGAGTTACATAGAtttgtttctatattttttgtagGTACAATGTGGACTCCCTGAATTAGAAAAGGAAGTTGATGAAAAGATTGACCAGTTTGTCGCTTGGATAGAGAAACATCCAAATCGAAGCAGTCAGGTTGCAATTGTCATCTCTTTGCTCTGCAATTACTACGTCTGGAGTGCTAAATTTGTATCATCCGCTATATGACAGGTTTGCCTCTCCTTTTTCGATGAGAAAAGCAAACATCCTAGTTGGTTTAGCAACAAGACAGAGCGTATTTATTGGGAACAGTGGTTCatcaatttgcatgtaataaGCCCAAAAAGGCATGGCAAATCACATAGCTCTAAAGCATTAACAAATATTGGAggtaattttattaaatacatTTTCACCATCTTCACAATTATATCCAGTGTCTCACACTATAGTCATATGTGATGCACAATTACCTCAGGGCAGGCATTGGAAGAGAGTAGCTCAAGGCGCGCTGCCTTGGAATCATCAATTCATGAAGTACTATTCCAGATCATAAACTTTGCCAATGAGAAAAAGGACCACATTCCTGCAATCCCTGATAGAATATTCAATCATGAGATCTCCATCCCAAGGTGTGCCCTATACCCTCTCATTATAAGAGCTATTCATATTggtccttttttttgttgagatTCTTTACATATATCTGGATCCCCAGGTGACACGTTTTCCTTGGACGTGTTGACAGCTCGCCGGATTCTATGTTTGGATGGAACACAGATGTTCTTAGGAGGGTATTGAATAGTGGGCACCCATACTCACTCTAGCTCAAGATGGCTAATGCTGCCATAAGGTGCAGTAGATGGTTTATTGCCAGTCACCGTCACCATTGTGCTCTCAAGGGACAAAAGTTGTGTACAGAATCAATGCATGCTGCCCTAACAGCGTGCTCATCTGACTTTGTAAATATTTGGgctaatttgatttttagtttGACCAATATCACACATCGGATGGCTCACTTTAGGGGTGTTACCTGTTACTGTCAATGGAATTTTTATCCTTGTAGTGGACTACCAATTAATCTTTCCATATTTCTATTGCCTCCTAATCTATCATCTCAGTTGGAAACAGGCTTGTAAATGTTATGCTGCAGTTACTCTACACACATATACACGCCTTTGGACCTAGAAACAAAAGCCAGGATTGCTTGTTGTTGACTATTGCTGTGGTTTTAGTTACTCTATCGCATATCCCAATTCTGcttttcttcccctttttCTCCCTCAAAAAATGGTTATGTAACCTGTTATTcgcttgagaaaaaaaaaaggatgtagatctttattttctagtttccATGTTGTCACTTGCTGCATacttttttcgcttatgcttataagccaaattttgaattttaaaacttaaatttggaattgattttgaggtttttcatggtagtttatttttagcctttactttaagatcactaagaacctgtgcataaaagttttacccactaattatttttttaattattaataaaccgTTTTGTTTAAGCttaatataagctaaaatatgtGAGGCTCTTGGCTTCAGGGCAAAAGGCAAAGGCATATGCTTATCACAGTTTCTATGAAGGTAGAATATTCCAGTGTTACTGACGAGGATGTACTAACAACTACTACGTGGGTGTTGACACTTGGCAGCCAAAACGTATAAGGGCCTCTAGAATTGGTCCCGGTAGAAGAActccattcattttttattttagtcctATTTAGGTTTATATACCGATTAATGaatatgttatattatatatatatgtatatatatatattaacatatgGATATAGGATACTATTTTATAACGTGAAATGAAGATAATAGCTTGGATTGATCAGCCAGCGGAGAATGGTTAATTATACCCCTACCGATTTTCGCCTTCGGATCAATCCTCTATCATGTGAAGACGCAAGTTTATGCtaccaaatttcaaatttggatCGATCCTCTACCATGTTAACAGCTTGACACAAGTAGTATCCTTATCTAGAATTGGTTGAGACTTACAACtacatcttttcgcttttatttatatttataagtcaaaatttaatttttaaccttaaatgtAGAGTTGGAGTCTtctatcgtattttattttttagtatttgctTTTGGATTACTaggaacatgtataaaaagttttatttgtaaactattttttatttataaatatgtcatttggttttttcctaaaaagtccaaacaatcacctccttAGACTGTATTGGGGGAAAGGTTAGAAACTTCACCCCTAGCATGGAAAACGAAATGGTGGGTTAACACATGATTAACTAGTTACAAAAAgcttgaaaatatattaacatgttttctaaagtaactttccatgattttttttttgcaaaaggtGAACTGCAGAAAATGGAGAAGTTGAAGTTGGAAAATGGGAGGGAAGAACAGACTTGGAAAGTGTCTGAACTGGGTTAGTTCATAACTCTCTGTTATTCGGCATCACCCATGTGGCAACAGGTGCAAACTAAAGTAGGGGTGTTCGACTACGGGTTTGAAAAAACCATTTAATATGGAAAagaatgtaaatatttatgtggTGCTATCTggatttgtaaaaaaattggaatatggtactccctccggtttttCTATTTGACATAATTAATCTTTGGATCTGCATTTGATCGTTCGTCTAATTTAAAACTtatgtgcaaatatacaaaattataaatcatgcttaaagtttctttagtaataaatcaaatgacaacaaaatgattaataattatgtaatttgaATTAGActaatggtcaaacgtaaacttaaaagtcaaataaaaatagaagggTAATTGGCTTCTGTCCATAAGTATTTGAATGCCATGTCtagataataatattttactttagcCTGATGCATTTAATTGTGATGAAAATGCACTCATATTTGGAAATATTATTGCGGTGAAGAAAATTCATCAGAAGGGTTTttttacccccccccccccacccccaatATTAATGAGGACATAGGGGATGATCCTAACATTTGTCACAATGTGTCAGTGGTGATGAAAAATTTAATTGAAgtgatatttattttcatcactTTAGAAGCATAACCCCTAGTAGTATGATGTAGGCATATTTTGCTACAGGACGTCATAACTTGATGGTTTTAAATGTAGGACACTACAGTAAACGGCTTTTAGGGGAATAcactccacaaacataaaAAGTAGCTTGTGGACACCCTGCTCATCAGAATATTCATCTTTTGTTTAACAGAGCAGAGAAATCACATCAAAGTTCTGAGATACCGCTAGGGCCGCTAGGCCCACATGTCAAGTCTTCCATATATCCATATCTATTTCACTCTTTCATGCATGGGGTCCACATGTAAGccttgaaatttaaaaatatcatcgtcGGTCATCGAGACATTCTCGCACTCCAGGTTTCGCACCTTCGTCAACGCTAGTATTCTCTCATTGCTCCATCACACCGCATGGGAGATCTGACGTATGGGCCCAGGGTATTTCAGAACTTTCATatagtttctttcttctaTCAAGCCATAAATGAATAGTCTAATGGTTTGGGTGTCCACGAGCTAATTTCAATGTTTACACAGTGTATTCCTCCAAAAGTCACTTTGTGCGGTGTCCTATAACTAAAACCGTGAAGTCATGATGTCTCGTAGAAAAATTTacctataatataatatttatgtgcATAGAAATTATGCAAGAACATATATCTGAAGGAAATGTTCAATTTATGCAGGAACCAAAACGATCACATTTCCACACTGGCATAAATGATCAGGCACAATTCATGCTCTTGGTGTGTTCTCTATGTTGTCTCATTAGCTTCATGAGAATGTGTAAAGAACAATCAAAAGAAGACAACAATCTCTTATACAAATAAGAAACGATAGAAATGTATTAGAAATCAAAATGCTACCGATGAACAAGATATAAAAGTAAGGAAAAAGTGACATCAAAATGCCTATAAAATACACATTAAGTGAAATTCTATCTAATTTTATGATGttgagtttattttctaatgaaTATGGAGCTGACTCTAATATAACAGGAATCTCATCATGCAAAAGAGATGGTTTTGAACCAGCTCTAACTATGGGTTCTGTGATGGTGTGTAATTAGGATATTCATTTTCATCTCTTCACTTGCCCAAGAGGCACACTAACATGAACTTCATCTTACCCTCTTAAGACTTTGACAGAGCCTGCTTGGAGCTTCTAATCACCAAAAATTCATTTGTTACTAGGAAAGAGAATGTAGGAAGCCTCTGTATGTATGAAGGGAAGTAGGATAAGTAATgggtcattatttttttaatcttctaCAAAATGAAAGCAACCACAATTTTCTATAGTTTTGGAcagtaaaattataaagtcctatcattttgcttatacttatgtttattcGTATGACTTATTAGCAAATAATAACAATTTATGGGACAATTTTTATGTTAGCAcatagcgactcaaaaacAAATACTACAAAATGAACTACAGTGAACagtcttaaaattaaaatttgaaatttggcttataagcataagcaaaacaatagGGCCGATTATTCTTAGGAATTTAGAGAGTCTAATATGTCTAACAGGTCCCACCCTTGCTGTCCAGTGTGAGTGGGGGTGGACATTCGATTATTTCAGTTCGATCAGTTCTATCACAGGAAAAGTTGTCATTACCAAaattagtttagaaaaatacagGACCAAGCAACTTGGTTTCGGTCATGACCGAAATTTGACAGAATGAGGGTGCAACAaatgatagtatttttttaaaaaaaaataacaatacctcccctattttctttttttatagttcAA from Oryza brachyantha chromosome 12, ObraRS2, whole genome shotgun sequence encodes:
- the LOC102712951 gene encoding autophagy-related protein 101-like isoform X1, translated to MNCETCQLKELELEPREIKDVLRCILHTIFFHRTLSLVRPKDVDCDFFEITYVQCGLPELEKEVDEKIDQFVAWIEKHPNRSSQVCLSFFDEKSKHPSWFSNKTERIYWEQWFINLHVISPKRHGKSHSSKALTNIGGQALEESSSRRAALESSIHEVLFQIINFANEKKDHIPAIPDRIFNHEISIPSSPDSMFGWNTDVLRRVLNSGHPYSL
- the LOC102712951 gene encoding autophagy-related protein 101-like isoform X2 translates to MNCETCQLKELELEPREIKDVLRCILHTIFFHRTLSLVRPKDVDCDFFEITYVQCGLPELEKEVDEKIDQFVAWIEKHPNRSSQVCLSFFDEKSKHPSWFSNKTERIYWEQWFINLHVISPKRHGKSHSSKALTNIGGQALEESSSRRAALESSIHEVLFQIINFANEKKDHIPAIPDRIFNHEISIPR